A stretch of Gossypium hirsutum isolate 1008001.06 chromosome A06, Gossypium_hirsutum_v2.1, whole genome shotgun sequence DNA encodes these proteins:
- the LOC107962520 gene encoding uncharacterized protein At4g08330, chloroplastic, which translates to MEKSVFVKDVQQLNGNLHHSFSSVSQRDVTYSCGSCGYELNLSSSSRNTATIGSKYGKSIKRGMISFFNIDETRFTQVDEFQCRPYFSKHSWGLFRHRTKLLCRKCGNHIGNAYDDKSSGYPRVLDGSDSSSGTEPSNHRKYDVRIRALQPSTAEGLSTPLFA; encoded by the exons ATGGAGAAATCTGTTTTTGTTAAAGATGTACAACAACTCAATGGAAATCTCCACCATTCTTTTTCCTCTGTTTCTCAAAGAGATGTAACTTACAG CTGTGGTTCTTGTGGGTATGAGCTAAACTTAAGTTCCTCTAGTAGAAACACCGCAACAATCGGCTCTAAATATGGAAAATCGATTAAGCGAGGGATGATATCATTCTTCAATATAGACGAGACCAGATTTACGCAGGTCGATGAATTCCAATGCAGACCCTACTTTTCGAAGCACTCGTGGGGTTTATTCCGCCATAGAACCAAACTACTTTGTCGCAAGTGTGGGAACCACATTGGCAATGCTTATGATGATAAATCTTCTGGCTACCCTCGTGTCTTAGATGGTTCTGATTCATCCTCTGGCACTGAACCTTCTAACCATAGAAAATATGATGTTAGAATCCGTGCCCTACAGCCTTCGACTGCTGAAGGACTCAGCACTCCACTTTTTGCGTGA
- the LOC107962519 gene encoding long chain acyl-CoA synthetase 9, chloroplastic — MTGYIVGALVPIVFTLLLRSSKKVKKRGVPVDVGGEPGYTIRNSRFPSPVETSWEGISTLAELFEQACKQHADKPLLGTRKLILREVEVTEDGRSFEKLHLGDYEWLTYGKTFETVCDFASGLVQLGHKREERVAIFADTREEWFIALQACFRLNVTVVTIYASLGEEALCHSLNETEVTTVISGNKELKKLVNISGQLDTVTRVICMDDEFPSSANGRWTISSFADVKSVGRASPVDADLPLSADVAVIMYTSGSTGLPKGVMMTHGNVLATVSAVMTIVPGLGSKDVYLAYLPLAHILELAAENLIPAVGGIIGYGTPLTLTDTSNKIKRGTKGDATVLSPTVMAAVPAILDRVRDGVRKKVDAKGGLAKKLFDLAYSRRLSAINGSWFGAWGLEKFLWDFLVFKKVRAVLGGRIRFLLSGGAPLSADTQRFINICLGAPIGQGYGLTETCAGATFSEVDDTSVGRVGSPLPCSFVKLVDWPEGGYLINDSPMPRGEIVVGGSSVTLGYFKNEEKTKEVYKVDERGMRWFYTGDVGQFHADGCLEIIDRKKDIVKLQHGEYVSLGKVEAALSINPYVDNIMLHADPFHSYCVALVVASQHAVEDWASKQGVAFTDFAELCEKEETIKEVLSSLVQIGKKAGLEKFEIPAKIKLLSTPWTPESGLVTAALKIKREAIRKAFSEDLAKLYT; from the exons ATGACTGGTTATATCGTTGGTGCGCTTGTTCCTATTGTTTTTACCCTTCTCCTTCGGAGTTCAAAGAAGGTAAAGAAGCGAGGGGTGCCAGTCGATGTTGGTGGGGAACCGGGGTATACAATCCGAAACAGTCGATTCCCTTCCCCTGTTGAAACATCATGGGAAGGTATATCTACTCTTGCAGAACTTTTTGAGCAGGCATGTAAGCAACACGCAGATAAACCATTGCTTGGAACTAGGAAATTGATTTTGAGGGAGGTTGAAGTAACTGAAGATGGAAGATCCTTTGAGAAGCTTCATTTGGGAGATTATGAATGGTTGACTTATGGGAAAACATTTGAAACCGTGTGTGATTTTGCTTCTGGATTGgttcaacttggtcacaaaaggGAAGAGCGTGTGGCAATCTTTGCTGATACCAGAGAAGAATGGTTCATTGCATTGCAG GCCTGCTTTAGGCTCAATGTGACTGTGGTGACCATATATGCATCTTTAGGAGAGGAGGCCTTATGTCACTCATTAAATGAG ACTGAAGTTACGACAGTGATTTCTGGTAACAAAGAACTAAAAAAACTTGTCAACATTAGCGGGCAACTTGACACTGTCACACGTGTGATCTGTATGGACGATGAATTTCCATCCAGTGCAAATGGTAGATGGACAATCTCTTCTTTTGCTGATGTCAAAAGTGTCGGCCGTGCAAGTCCCGTGGATGCCGATTTACCTCTTTCAGCTGATGTTGCAGTTATAATGTATACTAGTGGAAGTACCGGATTGCCTAAG GGTGTGATGATGACGCATGGCAATGTACTAGCTACGGTTTCTGCAGTTATGACAATCGTTCCTGGACTTGGGAGTAAGGATGTTTATCTTGCTTATCTGCCGCTTGCTCATATTCTTGAATTAGCGGCTGAG AATTTAATTCCTGCTGTTGGAGGTATCATAGGATATGGAACCCCTTTGACTCTCACCGATACATCCAACAAGATAAAAAGGGGAACAAAGGGGGATGCCACTGTTTTAAGTCCTACTGTGATGGCAGCTGTCCCAGCAATTCTTGATCGTGTTCGTGATGGAGTGCGAAAGAAG GTAGACGCAAAGGGTGGACTAGCCAAGAAATTGTTTGACTTGGCTTATTCCCGTAGATTATCTGCAATCAATGGTAGTTGGTTTGGTGCCTGGGGCCTGGAAAAGTTCCTATGGGACTTTCTTGTCTTTAAAAAGGTCCGAGCAGTTCTCGGTGGTCGCATTCGATTTTTGTTATCTGGTGGTGCTCCTTTATCTGCAGATACTCAGAGATTTATCAACATCTGCCTTGG TGCTCCAATTGGCCAAGGGTATGGTTTAACTGAGACTTGTGCTGGTGCCACCTTTTCTGAGGTTGATGATACATCCGTTGGTCGTGTTGGTTCTCCACTTCCTTGCTCCTTTGTCAAG TTAGTAGATTGGCCTGAAGGTGGGTATTTAATTAATGATTCACCAATGCCTCGTGGAGAAATAGTAGTCGGTGGTTCCAGTGTAACACTTGGATACTttaaaaatgaagagaaaacaaAAGAAGTGTACAAG GTTGATGAGAGAGGAATGAGGTGGTTCTATACTGGTGATGTAGGACAGTTTCACGCTGACGGTTGCCTCGAGATAATTGACCGTAAAAAGGACATTGTCAAGCTTCAGCATGGGGAATATGTTTCTTTGGGAAAG GTTGAGGCTGCTCTCAGCATCAATCCCTATGTTGACAATATTATGTTGCATGCTGATCCGTTCCATAGTTACTGTGTGGCTCTTGTTGTGGCTTCCCAGCATGCAGTGGAAGATTGGGCTTCTAAGCAAGGAGTTGCTTTTACTGATTTTGCGGAATTGTGTGAGAAAGAAGAAACTATCAAGGAAGTACTCTCGTCTCTCGTTCAG ATCGGCAAGAAGGCAGGACTGGAGAAGTTTGAGATTCCAGCTAAAATCAAATTGCTTTCAACTCCATGGACTCCAGAATCCGGGCTTGTCACCGCAGCTCTAAAGATCAAGAGAGAGGCCATCAGGAAAGCTTTCTCTGAAGACCTGGCtaagttatatacataa